Proteins co-encoded in one Arthrobacter sp. ERGS1:01 genomic window:
- a CDS encoding glycogen debranching N-terminal domain-containing protein: MSHPLQPLLHDATVALAAPTQTWSGRDGQMIGGIHGIYHSDSRVFSTRSLRVGGAVPEHISTASVSASDVVFVALARNVDDAAADPRVQVETLRQVSAGRVAESVTIRSTLKEPLSTMVELRLSADFGDMQVVKSGLGAGGNAQSMTANPGGAGTLALAHGTVTADLAADGADIAVDPATGTITLSWAVEVPAKSQATVHWAADLADTAAVVAGAADFPEWQGAGVESGDSRISRWVERALEDLGALRMCTTARPAEAFLAAGAPWFFTLFGRDSLISARMLLPLGTDLAGSTLRVLAGLQGTGTDNDTAEQPGKIMHELRPKELTIPGEGVTLPPLYYGTVDATALWVTLLVDAWRWGLPDDEVRELLPHMLAALDWIRTDGDSDGDGFLEYADLTGHGLANQGWKDSGDSVQWRDGSLAEGPIALCEVQAYAFEAASGAAELMDHFGLAGGDEWRHWAAGLATRFREQFWIADADGAYPAIALDAHKRPVDTVTSNIGHLLGTGLLNVEEEALVAARLVSPELNSGFGLRTMSTDSAGYWPLSYHGGSVWTHDTAIAIQGLTRAGFPAEAANLSRGLLAAAEAFDYRMPELHSGDSAADARTPAPYPAACRPQAWSAASAIAVVASALDMRPDRNTGTVETSPVSALGSLSVSGIRIGGVAVGTVRAG, encoded by the coding sequence ATGTCCCACCCCCTGCAGCCACTCCTGCACGACGCAACCGTGGCCCTTGCTGCACCGACCCAGACCTGGTCCGGCCGCGACGGGCAGATGATCGGCGGAATCCACGGGATCTACCATTCGGACAGTCGCGTGTTTTCCACCCGCAGCCTGCGGGTGGGCGGGGCCGTCCCGGAGCACATTTCCACGGCGTCCGTATCGGCGTCGGACGTGGTGTTCGTGGCGCTGGCACGCAATGTGGACGACGCCGCCGCGGACCCGCGCGTGCAGGTGGAAACCCTGCGCCAGGTCAGTGCGGGCCGCGTGGCCGAGTCCGTCACGATCCGCTCGACGCTCAAGGAGCCCTTGTCCACCATGGTGGAACTGCGCCTGTCCGCGGACTTTGGCGACATGCAGGTGGTCAAGTCCGGACTCGGTGCCGGCGGCAACGCGCAGTCCATGACGGCAAACCCGGGCGGGGCCGGAACGCTTGCCCTGGCCCACGGCACGGTGACAGCCGACCTTGCCGCTGACGGTGCCGACATCGCCGTCGACCCCGCGACGGGCACCATCACGCTGTCCTGGGCCGTGGAGGTGCCGGCCAAGTCCCAGGCCACGGTCCACTGGGCCGCGGACCTGGCCGACACCGCGGCCGTGGTGGCCGGTGCCGCCGATTTCCCCGAATGGCAGGGGGCCGGCGTCGAATCCGGGGACTCGCGCATCAGCCGCTGGGTGGAACGCGCCCTGGAAGACCTTGGTGCATTGCGCATGTGCACCACGGCCCGCCCGGCGGAGGCCTTCCTGGCCGCCGGCGCACCCTGGTTCTTCACCCTGTTTGGCCGCGATTCGCTGATCTCAGCCCGCATGCTCCTGCCGCTCGGCACCGACCTTGCCGGCTCCACCCTGCGCGTCCTGGCCGGGCTGCAGGGCACCGGGACCGACAATGACACGGCCGAACAGCCCGGCAAGATCATGCACGAACTTCGGCCCAAGGAATTGACCATCCCGGGTGAGGGCGTGACCCTGCCGCCCCTGTACTACGGCACCGTCGACGCCACGGCACTGTGGGTCACCCTGCTCGTGGACGCCTGGCGCTGGGGCCTGCCCGACGACGAGGTCCGCGAACTGCTGCCGCACATGCTGGCGGCCCTCGATTGGATCCGGACCGACGGGGACAGCGACGGTGACGGCTTCCTTGAATACGCCGACCTCACCGGGCACGGGCTGGCCAACCAGGGCTGGAAGGATTCGGGCGACTCCGTGCAGTGGCGTGACGGCAGCCTGGCCGAGGGGCCCATCGCCCTGTGCGAGGTCCAGGCCTACGCCTTCGAGGCGGCGAGCGGCGCGGCGGAACTCATGGACCACTTTGGGCTGGCCGGCGGCGATGAGTGGCGTCACTGGGCCGCCGGGCTGGCAACGCGCTTCCGCGAGCAGTTCTGGATCGCCGATGCCGACGGCGCGTACCCCGCGATTGCCCTCGACGCGCACAAGCGTCCCGTGGACACCGTGACGAGCAACATCGGCCACCTGTTGGGCACCGGCCTGCTCAATGTCGAAGAGGAGGCGCTGGTCGCGGCCCGGCTGGTGTCGCCGGAACTGAACTCCGGCTTCGGACTGCGCACCATGTCCACGGACTCGGCCGGCTACTGGCCGCTGAGTTACCACGGCGGCTCGGTCTGGACCCATGACACCGCGATCGCCATCCAGGGCCTCACGCGGGCCGGATTCCCGGCGGAGGCGGCCAACCTCAGCCGCGGCCTGCTGGCGGCAGCCGAAGCGTTCGACTACCGCATGCCCGAGCTCCACTCGGGTGATTCGGCCGCCGATGCCCGGACGCCGGCCCCGTACCCGGCGGCCTGCCGTCCCCAGGCGTGGTCGGCGGCGTCGGCCATTGCCGTGGTGGCCTCGGCCCTGGACATGCGCCCCGACCGCAACACGGGCACCGTGGAAACCTCGCCCGTCAGCGCCCTGGGGTCCCTGAGCGTCTCGGGAATCCGCATTGGGGGAGTGGCGGTCGGTACGGTCCGCGCGGGTTAA
- a CDS encoding ArsR/SmtB family transcription factor produces MTTQESLIGQVFQALADPTRRSIVERLIAGPATVNDLARPLEMSLPAVMRHLSLLEECGLIRSVKTGRVRTCQIEPDTLRMAESWLAERRTVWESRLDHLGDYLAEQSVPLPERKM; encoded by the coding sequence GTGACCACCCAGGAAAGCCTTATCGGCCAGGTGTTCCAAGCACTGGCCGATCCCACCCGGCGAAGCATCGTCGAGCGCCTCATCGCCGGCCCCGCCACGGTCAACGACCTGGCCCGGCCGCTGGAGATGTCCCTGCCCGCAGTGATGCGGCACTTGTCCCTGCTCGAGGAGTGCGGGCTGATCCGCTCCGTCAAAACCGGGCGGGTGCGCACCTGCCAGATCGAGCCGGACACGCTGCGCATGGCCGAGTCCTGGCTCGCGGAGCGGCGCACGGTGTGGGAAAGCCGGCTCGATCATTTGGGTGACTATCTTGCGGAGCAGAGCGTTCCGCTGCCAGAAAGGAAAATGTGA
- a CDS encoding carbohydrate ABC transporter permease: MSATPVVAERRSGPPAGSLPAGKPSRSRFRLSTSSLLYAVLVVIAVIYIGPFLISIATSFKTDADAATDPLSLIPQTWSTAAYAKLFLNSDFPTWFTNSVIVTVFVTAGRVFLNSLAGYALARLEFRGRNLVFAALIAVMAVPGVVLLIPKFLVINQLGIYDSYAGMIVPLLVDAAGVFIMKNFFESIPASVEEQARVDGAGTFRIFWSIVLPMARPALITIVILSFQGSWNELSHFIISTQSPGLTVLTKGVASLASGQLSQGTQYPLKLAAAALMTIPVAVVFFVFQKRIMNSSDGSVKE, encoded by the coding sequence ATGAGCGCCACCCCAGTCGTAGCCGAACGCCGGTCCGGCCCGCCCGCAGGGTCCCTGCCCGCCGGGAAACCGTCCCGGAGCCGGTTCCGCCTCTCCACAAGCTCCCTGCTGTACGCGGTCCTGGTGGTCATCGCCGTCATCTACATCGGCCCGTTCCTGATCAGCATCGCCACCTCGTTCAAGACCGACGCCGACGCCGCCACCGACCCGTTGTCGCTGATTCCCCAGACGTGGTCGACGGCGGCCTACGCCAAGTTGTTCCTGAACTCGGACTTCCCCACCTGGTTCACGAACTCGGTCATCGTGACCGTGTTCGTGACGGCGGGACGGGTGTTCCTGAACTCGTTGGCCGGTTACGCCCTGGCCCGACTCGAATTCCGTGGGCGGAACCTGGTGTTCGCGGCGCTGATCGCCGTCATGGCCGTACCCGGTGTCGTGCTTTTGATCCCGAAGTTCCTGGTCATCAACCAGCTGGGCATCTACGACAGCTACGCCGGCATGATCGTGCCGCTGCTGGTGGATGCCGCAGGCGTATTCATCATGAAGAACTTCTTCGAGTCCATTCCCGCCAGCGTGGAGGAACAGGCCCGCGTGGACGGTGCCGGCACATTCCGGATCTTCTGGTCCATTGTGCTGCCCATGGCACGGCCGGCATTGATCACGATCGTGATCCTGTCGTTCCAGGGCTCCTGGAACGAACTCTCGCACTTCATCATTTCCACCCAGTCGCCAGGCCTGACCGTGCTGACCAAGGGTGTGGCCTCGCTGGCGTCCGGCCAGCTCAGCCAGGGCACCCAGTACCCGCTCAAACTTGCCGCGGCGGCCCTCATGACCATTCCCGTCGCCGTGGTGTTCTTCGTGTTCCAAAAACGCATCATGAACTCCAGCGACGGATCCGTGAAGGAATAG
- a CDS encoding sugar ABC transporter substrate-binding protein, with amino-acid sequence MQRSKSRWMLGAGIITVGALLLTGCGGSGFDDGAKSAAPGSQKLTVMIGSSGDAETAAVKEAVAGWSTSSGTASSVIAAADLNQQLSQGFASGKPADVFYVSTDALAGFAANGSLYAYGDKLANKADFYPGLVDSFTYGGKFYCAPKDFSTLGLVINTEMWKAAGLTDADIPTNWDQLSAVAKKLTSGGHVGLALSPEYARLGAFMVQAGGTLLNADQTQATVNTPANLAGLDYVKSLLKDGSAKFTTELGAGWGGEAFGKGKAAMTVEGNWIAGAMTADYPKVGYKVVQLPAGPQGAGTLQFSNCWGIAADSPNKDAAVKLVEKLTSTDQQMAFAKAFGVMPSVQSAAAQWKSANPAMTAFLDSAAGAKNMPSIKGSADVVADLNSQLESLATADPAKILASTQKNMEAVVSAK; translated from the coding sequence ATGCAAAGAAGCAAGTCTCGTTGGATGCTTGGAGCCGGAATCATCACGGTGGGCGCCCTTCTGCTGACAGGGTGCGGCGGTTCCGGTTTTGACGACGGCGCCAAGTCCGCCGCCCCCGGTTCACAAAAGCTCACGGTCATGATCGGTTCCTCCGGTGACGCCGAGACCGCCGCCGTCAAGGAGGCCGTGGCCGGCTGGTCAACCTCCAGCGGCACCGCCTCCAGCGTGATCGCCGCCGCGGACCTGAACCAGCAACTCAGCCAGGGCTTCGCCTCCGGCAAGCCCGCCGACGTCTTCTATGTGTCCACCGATGCGCTGGCCGGCTTCGCCGCCAACGGCTCCCTGTACGCCTACGGCGACAAACTCGCCAACAAGGCCGACTTCTACCCGGGCCTCGTGGACTCCTTCACCTACGGCGGGAAGTTCTACTGCGCGCCCAAGGACTTCTCCACCCTGGGCCTGGTCATCAACACCGAGATGTGGAAGGCCGCCGGGCTCACCGACGCCGACATTCCCACCAACTGGGATCAGCTGAGCGCCGTAGCCAAGAAGCTGACCTCCGGCGGGCACGTTGGACTGGCGTTGTCCCCCGAATATGCCAGGCTGGGCGCGTTCATGGTCCAGGCGGGCGGCACCTTGCTGAACGCCGACCAGACCCAGGCCACCGTCAACACCCCGGCGAACCTCGCGGGCCTGGACTACGTCAAATCCCTGCTGAAGGACGGCAGCGCCAAATTCACCACCGAACTCGGTGCGGGATGGGGCGGTGAGGCATTTGGCAAGGGCAAGGCGGCCATGACGGTCGAGGGCAACTGGATCGCCGGCGCCATGACCGCGGACTACCCGAAGGTCGGCTACAAGGTGGTTCAGCTGCCCGCCGGCCCGCAGGGCGCCGGAACCCTGCAGTTCAGCAACTGCTGGGGCATCGCCGCCGACAGCCCCAACAAGGACGCGGCCGTCAAGCTCGTGGAGAAGCTCACCAGCACCGACCAGCAGATGGCCTTCGCCAAGGCCTTCGGCGTCATGCCGTCCGTACAGTCCGCCGCTGCCCAGTGGAAGAGTGCCAACCCCGCCATGACGGCGTTCCTGGACAGCGCTGCCGGCGCGAAGAACATGCCCTCCATCAAGGGTTCGGCCGACGTCGTCGCCGACCTGAACTCGCAGCTGGAATCGCTGGCCACCGCCGACCCGGCGAAGATCCTGGCCTCGACGCAAAAGAACATGGAAGCCGTGGTGTCCGCCAAGTAG
- a CDS encoding SRPBCC family protein has product MTDHSVVHATFTLERNYPVPPARVFAAWSDPVAKMRWFAGPDSGHELDFRVGGREVNHGDHDGVRMEFESFYRSIVEDERIVFSSTMTADGDVTTVSMTTIELVANGDGTTLTLTEQDAFLDGHELPEWRERGTGDWLDSLGEELAVPAIP; this is encoded by the coding sequence ATGACCGACCATTCCGTAGTGCACGCAACCTTTACGCTGGAGCGGAACTACCCCGTGCCGCCCGCCCGGGTCTTTGCCGCCTGGTCCGATCCGGTTGCCAAAATGCGCTGGTTTGCCGGCCCGGACTCGGGGCATGAACTCGATTTCCGGGTGGGTGGCCGCGAGGTCAACCATGGCGACCACGACGGCGTCCGGATGGAGTTCGAATCGTTCTACCGAAGCATCGTCGAGGACGAACGCATCGTCTTCAGCTCCACCATGACCGCCGACGGCGACGTGACCACCGTGTCCATGACCACCATCGAACTCGTGGCCAATGGTGACGGCACCACGCTGACGCTCACCGAACAGGATGCCTTCCTCGACGGCCATGAGCTGCCCGAATGGCGGGAACGGGGCACCGGCGACTGGCTCGATTCACTCGGCGAGGAACTGGCCGTGCCGGCGATTCCCTGA
- a CDS encoding alpha-hydroxy acid oxidase, translated as MKLKDITALASIQGPARSAAERLDRRCYSVGDMRKMAAKRLPKSIFDYIEGGGEDEASMRRNIASYGDWSFMPKWGSVENLSLATTILGGPSTMPLMLSPTGGTRLFHPQGEIAAARAALAAGVPYGLAHLSTTPMEHVAEATPGLRRWFNLEPTNDKAMLQAVLDRVSNAGYEALIVNIDCRDIGHRERDYHNGFTAPPSIKPRTVVEGALHPRWALGFLANDAIAFPNLDAEVPEGPMTSTPDMWRTLLAGAYEPTDWSDLEEIRTRWNGPIILKGCVNPKDAAIAASMGFDAIQVSNHGGRQLDHMASPMDVLPDMVEAAAGRLEIIVDGGIRRGSDVIKALALGADSCAIGRPYLYGLAAAGEAGVAHVLKMFSQEMTRTMALLGVTSIAELRQDGRELIRHHSESFARPRPARSTAAELDFAELGTP; from the coding sequence ATGAAGCTCAAGGACATTACGGCCCTGGCCTCGATCCAGGGACCCGCCCGGTCGGCCGCGGAACGCCTGGACCGGCGTTGCTACAGCGTCGGAGACATGCGGAAGATGGCGGCCAAGCGCCTCCCCAAGAGCATCTTCGACTACATCGAAGGCGGCGGCGAGGACGAGGCGTCCATGCGCCGCAACATCGCCTCCTACGGAGACTGGTCCTTTATGCCGAAGTGGGGTTCGGTGGAAAACCTGAGCCTGGCCACCACCATCCTGGGCGGTCCGTCCACCATGCCGCTGATGCTCTCCCCCACCGGCGGCACCCGCCTGTTCCACCCGCAGGGCGAGATTGCCGCGGCCCGCGCCGCCCTGGCGGCCGGAGTCCCCTACGGCCTGGCCCACCTGAGCACCACGCCCATGGAACACGTCGCCGAGGCGACGCCCGGCCTGCGCCGCTGGTTCAACCTCGAACCCACCAACGACAAGGCCATGCTGCAGGCGGTCCTGGACCGCGTGTCCAACGCCGGCTACGAGGCCCTGATCGTCAACATCGACTGCCGCGACATCGGGCACCGTGAACGCGACTACCACAACGGCTTCACGGCCCCGCCGTCCATCAAGCCCCGGACCGTCGTCGAGGGGGCGCTGCACCCCCGCTGGGCATTGGGCTTCCTAGCCAACGACGCCATCGCCTTCCCCAACCTCGACGCCGAGGTGCCCGAGGGCCCGATGACCAGCACCCCGGACATGTGGCGGACCCTGCTGGCCGGCGCCTACGAGCCCACCGACTGGAGCGACCTCGAGGAAATCCGCACCCGCTGGAACGGCCCCATCATCCTGAAGGGCTGCGTGAACCCGAAGGACGCCGCGATCGCGGCAAGCATGGGCTTCGACGCCATCCAGGTCAGCAACCACGGCGGCCGCCAACTGGACCACATGGCCTCGCCCATGGATGTCCTCCCGGACATGGTTGAGGCCGCGGCCGGCCGCTTGGAAATCATTGTCGACGGCGGCATCCGCCGCGGCTCCGACGTCATCAAGGCGCTGGCCCTGGGCGCCGATTCCTGCGCCATCGGCCGCCCCTACCTGTACGGCCTCGCCGCCGCCGGTGAAGCCGGCGTGGCGCACGTCCTGAAGATGTTCTCCCAGGAGATGACCCGCACCATGGCCCTGCTGGGCGTCACGTCCATTGCAGAATTGCGCCAGGACGGCCGCGAGCTGATCCGCCACCACAGCGAATCCTTCGCCCGCCCCCGCCCGGCCCGGAGCACCGCGGCCGAGCTGGACTTCGCAGAGCTGGGAACCCCCTGA
- a CDS encoding PucR family transcriptional regulator, which produces MDHDELSVAASGLHAAVVRLSDCLQLMQADLVHANPTPENLAHPVSDVLMYDPLDAWTSQDDRIILAVGLTHGSVDFDQLLHRASNSNAAAVVVKAHGASMEALRSAAVRNSLAVLVAPDAADWTRLVALARASVVGAAADSISGVRLGDLYAFANAAASMTNGAASIVDPLGRVLGYSTLPGQPIDELRRLTTLSLQELTPPAFDADFKAVYAAAGAMMVPAEDGGLARLGLAVRAGGELLGSIWIIDPGEDRRDAALEALGRMAPLAGLHMLHARSASDFGERRNGDLIRTLMDDPAHAQFAAAQLGLDADHGLAVAAFSIARPETGSLDSVRDIHRLLHLVTTVCTVQFKVGHTALIGSVVYALLPSEGASPRAVHRRVIQEMGAYAHTISSFPLIAAVGGIAAGVDGLAASRAEALQTLHYLRGGLAASAGNRGAAAPAMGLFEDYRVPLGLLKVGAFMGENGLAGDDEIARIRARDAEQHTDYLDTLRAYLATNGNYSAMSALLHVHNNTVRYRIARLVKDFNLGLDDPQNRLWLWLRITTMDLAAEPARSAGAPD; this is translated from the coding sequence ATGGATCATGATGAACTTTCTGTCGCGGCATCCGGGCTCCATGCGGCCGTTGTGCGGCTCTCCGACTGCCTGCAGCTGATGCAGGCGGATCTGGTGCACGCCAATCCCACGCCCGAAAACCTGGCGCACCCCGTCTCCGACGTGCTCATGTACGACCCCCTGGACGCGTGGACCAGCCAGGATGACCGCATCATCCTGGCCGTGGGGCTCACCCACGGTTCGGTGGACTTTGACCAGCTCCTGCACCGGGCATCGAACAGCAATGCGGCCGCCGTCGTCGTCAAGGCGCACGGGGCATCCATGGAGGCACTGCGGTCCGCCGCCGTCCGGAACAGCCTCGCCGTCCTCGTTGCGCCCGATGCCGCGGATTGGACACGGCTGGTAGCACTGGCCCGGGCCTCCGTGGTGGGCGCGGCCGCGGATTCCATTTCCGGGGTGCGCCTGGGCGACCTCTACGCCTTCGCCAACGCCGCCGCGTCGATGACCAACGGCGCGGCCAGCATCGTGGACCCGCTGGGCCGGGTGCTGGGTTATTCGACCTTGCCTGGGCAGCCGATCGACGAATTGCGCCGGTTGACCACCTTGTCCCTGCAGGAGCTCACCCCGCCGGCCTTCGACGCCGACTTCAAGGCCGTGTACGCCGCTGCAGGTGCCATGATGGTCCCCGCGGAGGACGGCGGATTGGCCCGCCTGGGCCTCGCCGTGCGGGCCGGCGGGGAGCTTCTGGGATCCATTTGGATCATCGATCCGGGCGAGGACCGGCGGGACGCGGCGCTCGAGGCGCTCGGCAGGATGGCGCCCCTGGCCGGGCTCCACATGCTCCACGCCCGATCGGCTTCCGACTTTGGCGAACGCCGCAACGGTGACCTGATCCGGACCCTGATGGACGACCCCGCCCATGCGCAGTTTGCCGCGGCACAGCTGGGCCTGGATGCCGACCACGGGCTGGCCGTGGCGGCGTTTTCGATCGCGCGGCCGGAAACAGGCAGCCTGGATTCCGTGCGCGACATCCACCGGCTGCTGCACCTTGTGACCACCGTGTGCACCGTCCAGTTCAAGGTTGGCCACACGGCGCTTATTGGTTCGGTCGTCTATGCCCTCCTGCCCAGCGAGGGCGCCTCACCCCGGGCCGTGCACCGGCGGGTGATCCAGGAGATGGGTGCCTACGCGCACACCATCAGCTCGTTCCCGCTCATCGCCGCGGTGGGCGGGATCGCCGCGGGGGTCGACGGCCTGGCGGCGTCCCGGGCGGAAGCGTTGCAGACGCTGCACTACCTGCGGGGCGGACTAGCGGCATCGGCGGGGAACCGCGGCGCGGCGGCCCCGGCCATGGGCCTTTTTGAGGACTACCGGGTCCCCCTGGGCCTGTTGAAGGTGGGGGCGTTCATGGGCGAGAACGGCCTGGCCGGTGATGACGAAATCGCCAGGATCCGGGCCCGCGACGCCGAACAGCACACCGACTACCTGGACACCCTGCGCGCGTATTTGGCCACGAACGGCAACTACTCGGCCATGTCGGCCCTGCTGCACGTGCACAACAACACCGTGCGGTACCGGATCGCCCGATTGGTCAAGGATTTCAACCTTGGGCTCGACGACCCGCAAAACCGGCTCTGGCTGTGGCTGCGCATCACAACGATGGACCTCGCCGCGGAACCGGCGCGGTCGGCGGGGGCCCCGGACTGA
- a CDS encoding LacI family DNA-binding transcriptional regulator, with product MATSPLPTIDDVARVALVSRQTVSNAINSPAIVRPKTLERVNQAIAELGYRPHASARRLRTRKSSTIGIRLDPATNGISGSVLDRFLHALTEQADRRGLRILLFTADSPEDEISQFRRLLDGADVDAFVLTSTFYDDPRTSWLIENGHSFVMFGRPWGADDMDDPRRPWVDVDGYSGLYDATVHRLRNGHTRVGYIGWPSPSGTGEDRRRGWHDAMMQEAGLTEAEIAALDVAVADDVSQGEAAMAELLGRPGAVDAVVCASDTLALGAILASFGAIPVSGYDNTPTASALGFTSVEQPLEDVAHAVLELLAGTGTNGPGSANGSAEPAAGPSVRHRLLKPKLVARDGQWLARTLGAQSD from the coding sequence GTGGCGACTTCCCCGCTCCCCACCATCGACGATGTGGCCCGTGTGGCGCTCGTTTCGCGCCAAACGGTCTCCAACGCCATCAACTCCCCCGCGATCGTGCGACCCAAGACCCTTGAACGGGTCAACCAGGCCATCGCCGAACTTGGCTACCGGCCGCACGCCTCGGCACGGCGCCTGCGCACCCGCAAGAGTTCCACGATCGGCATCCGGCTCGATCCGGCCACCAATGGCATCTCCGGCTCGGTCTTGGACAGGTTCCTGCACGCCCTGACCGAGCAGGCGGACCGCCGGGGCCTGAGGATTCTGCTGTTCACGGCGGACAGCCCCGAGGATGAGATTTCGCAGTTTCGGCGGCTCCTCGACGGAGCGGACGTCGACGCGTTCGTGCTGACCTCGACGTTTTATGACGACCCCCGCACCAGCTGGCTGATCGAGAACGGCCACTCCTTCGTCATGTTTGGCCGGCCCTGGGGTGCCGACGACATGGATGATCCCCGGCGCCCCTGGGTGGACGTGGACGGATACTCGGGGCTGTACGACGCCACGGTGCACCGGCTGCGCAACGGCCACACCCGGGTTGGCTACATCGGCTGGCCCAGCCCGTCCGGGACGGGCGAGGACCGCCGGCGCGGCTGGCACGACGCCATGATGCAGGAAGCCGGCTTGACCGAGGCGGAGATCGCGGCGCTTGACGTTGCCGTGGCGGACGACGTTAGCCAGGGCGAGGCGGCCATGGCCGAGCTGCTGGGCCGGCCCGGCGCGGTCGACGCCGTCGTGTGCGCCAGCGATACCCTCGCCCTGGGTGCCATCCTGGCCTCCTTCGGCGCGATTCCGGTCAGCGGCTATGACAACACCCCCACGGCGTCGGCGCTGGGCTTCACCAGCGTTGAGCAGCCCCTGGAGGACGTGGCCCACGCGGTGCTGGAACTGCTGGCCGGGACGGGCACCAACGGCCCGGGATCGGCGAACGGATCAGCCGAACCCGCGGCAGGCCCAAGCGTCCGGCACCGGCTCCTGAAACCCAAGCTCGTGGCCCGCGACGGCCAGTGGCTGGCGCGCACGCTGGGCGCCCAATCGGACTAA
- a CDS encoding carbohydrate ABC transporter permease: protein MTAVTTAPPTAAPVPKKKHRPRDTIAGWLFTAPMLVILGLFLVVPVGMALWVSFSDWTGRGSPFSANVAFVGMKNYQDLLGGGGLAERDFGTSLRNNAWYVVLVVPIQTIVAIVLAVLVNRQVLKGRGFFRTAFYFPSVTSSVAITVLWLFLFGATGAVNKVLGFLGIHGPSWFQDPSGVVHNILGAFGITQGPAFLTDNTVLGLPLWDWLAGPSVAMSAFIIMAVFTTSGTFMLLFIAALQNLSGEVQEAALIDGANGWQRFCYVTLPQLRPTIFTVVTLGLIGTWQVFDQIYTGTQGGPGKTTLTPAYLSYTSAFESQEWGRGAAIAFVLFVIIVFFTLLQRLVLRERPVSRRHRRIYGAPSQGAGK, encoded by the coding sequence ATGACAGCAGTAACCACGGCGCCGCCCACCGCGGCCCCCGTGCCGAAGAAGAAGCACCGCCCGCGGGACACCATCGCCGGCTGGCTGTTCACGGCACCCATGCTCGTGATCCTCGGGCTGTTCCTGGTGGTCCCCGTCGGCATGGCCCTCTGGGTGAGCTTCTCGGACTGGACGGGCCGCGGCAGCCCCTTCTCCGCCAACGTGGCCTTCGTGGGGATGAAGAACTACCAGGACCTCCTGGGCGGCGGGGGACTGGCCGAACGCGACTTCGGCACGTCCCTGCGCAACAACGCCTGGTACGTGGTGCTGGTGGTGCCCATCCAAACCATCGTCGCCATCGTCCTGGCCGTGCTGGTCAACCGCCAGGTGCTCAAGGGCCGGGGCTTCTTCCGCACCGCGTTCTACTTTCCGTCCGTGACCAGCTCCGTCGCCATCACCGTGCTGTGGCTGTTCCTGTTCGGTGCCACGGGTGCCGTCAACAAGGTGCTCGGGTTCCTGGGAATCCACGGGCCCAGCTGGTTCCAGGACCCGTCGGGCGTCGTCCACAACATACTGGGCGCCTTTGGGATCACCCAGGGCCCGGCCTTCCTGACCGACAATACGGTCCTGGGCCTGCCCCTGTGGGACTGGCTGGCCGGGCCGTCGGTGGCCATGAGCGCATTCATCATCATGGCCGTCTTCACCACGAGCGGCACGTTCATGCTCCTGTTCATCGCCGCGCTGCAAAACCTCAGCGGCGAGGTCCAGGAGGCTGCCCTGATCGACGGCGCCAACGGCTGGCAACGCTTTTGTTACGTCACGCTGCCCCAGCTGCGGCCCACCATCTTCACCGTGGTGACCCTTGGCCTGATCGGCACCTGGCAGGTCTTCGACCAGATCTACACGGGCACCCAGGGCGGGCCCGGCAAGACCACCCTGACCCCCGCCTACCTTTCCTACACCTCGGCCTTTGAAAGCCAGGAATGGGGACGCGGCGCCGCCATCGCATTCGTCCTGTTTGTCATCATCGTCTTCTTCACCCTCCTCCAGCGCCTGGTGCTCCGCGAACGGCCCGTCTCACGGCGCCACCGCCGCATCTACGGTGCCCCGTCCCAAGGAGCCGGCAAATGA